The Aggregicoccus sp. 17bor-14 genome contains the following window.
ACGAAGGGGCACGTCGCGCCGGAGCTGTGGATGGGCCTCGCGTGGCAGCCCACGCGCTGGTTCGCCGTCACGCTGAGCGGCTCGTACCTGTACACGCGCATGCTCGGCACCAACGTGCACCTGCTGCACGAGCGCGTGGGCCTGCGCTTCTCCCTCTAGGCCGTGACGCCCGGGCTCCGCTCCACGCTCGTGCAGGTCGCCGCGCCCCTGGTGACGATTCTCGTCGTCGCGGGGGTCTCGCGCGCGAAGCGCCTCTCGCCGCGCGAGGACCTGCGGCTCGTGCCGCCTCCTGCGCTCGCAGGAGTCCTGTGGCTCGCGGGCTGGGGGCTGTGGGTGGCGCTGGGACAGTACGCCGCGCCCTGGCTCGGCGAGGAGCCCGTGCAGCGCTGGAGCTACACGGGGGCAGCGCTGTGGCTGCGCGCGGTGGGCATCCTGCTGTTCGCGCCGGCGGCAGAGGAGTTGCTCTTTCGCGGCCTGCTCTTCGGGCAGCTCGAGCGCACGCGGCTGGGCACTGCCGGTGCACTCGTGGTGAGCGCGGCCCTCTTCGCCGTGCTGCACCTGCAGTACGCGCCGCTCTCCATGGCGCTCATCTTCCTGGACGGGCTGGTGCTGGGCGCGGCGCGCGCGCAGGCGCGCTCGGTGCTCCTGTGCTTCCTCATGCACGCGCTGGGCAACGCGGTGGCGCTCGCGGAGCGCTGGCCCGCGGGCTGACGCTCACGCCGCCCGCTGTTCGCGCTGCGGCTGAGGCACCGCCCTGCCGCCGATGCCCGCGCCCGCGTCCGGCCGCAGCCGCCGGTACACCGGCCCCGCGAGCATGGACACCACGCCGATGGCCACGAAGGGCAGCACGAAGCGACCCGGGGTGAGCGCTGCCTCGTGCCCGCCGCGCGCCACGTGCAGCATGAGGCCGCCGAAGCTGATGCCCAGGCTCACGCCCACCTGCTGCGTCACCACCGCGAGCGTGGAGGCGCTGCTGATGCTCGTGCGCGGCACGTCCGCGTAGGCGACCGTGTTGAGCGCGGTGAACTGCAGCGAGCGCACGAAGCCGCTCACCAGCAGCGCCGCCGCGATGAGCCCCATGGGTGTGCCCACCCCGAACAGCGCGGGC
Protein-coding sequences here:
- a CDS encoding CPBP family intramembrane glutamic endopeptidase; its protein translation is MTPGLRSTLVQVAAPLVTILVVAGVSRAKRLSPREDLRLVPPPALAGVLWLAGWGLWVALGQYAAPWLGEEPVQRWSYTGAALWLRAVGILLFAPAAEELLFRGLLFGQLERTRLGTAGALVVSAALFAVLHLQYAPLSMALIFLDGLVLGAARAQARSVLLCFLMHALGNAVALAERWPAG